The proteins below are encoded in one region of Bremerella sp. P1:
- a CDS encoding DUF4870 domain-containing protein has translation MSSDYSSPFESPNEPGHTQEVTQDDRNMALLCHILGLLTNVFGPLILWILMKDKSPFVDFHGKQAINFQITLILAYMASGVMMCVYIGILLAMATFAIQVIFTILPAMKAYEGERYVIPVAIPFLR, from the coding sequence ATGTCGTCAGATTACTCCAGTCCGTTTGAGTCTCCCAACGAACCAGGGCACACCCAGGAAGTCACGCAAGACGACCGCAACATGGCCCTTTTATGTCATATCCTGGGGCTACTAACCAACGTGTTCGGTCCGTTGATTCTGTGGATCCTGATGAAGGATAAATCCCCCTTTGTCGACTTCCACGGGAAGCAGGCGATCAACTTTCAAATCACACTGATTCTGGCCTACATGGCGTCAGGCGTCATGATGTGCGTTTACATCGGAATTCTGCTCGCGATGGCTACCTTCGCTATTCAAGTTATCTTCACGATCTTGCCTGCTATGAAGGCGTATGAAGGGGAACGCTACGTGATTCCGGTAGCAATTCCTTTCCTGAGGTAA
- a CDS encoding PQQ-dependent sugar dehydrogenase, whose protein sequence is MNRLLRLFCTLPMIALLAVPALAQKKEVEGPPIPNDPILSVLPKKTFTNLRIRRPITITHAGDGTNRLFFAEQQGVILVAPNDPQVEETEVFLDIEDSVHFNPKQNEEGLLGLAFHPNFKENGEFFVYYTIKDGLVSHVSRFKTKDGKGDPASEEVLMTIDQPFWNHNGGSIEFGPDGYLYIALGDGGSGNDPTGNGQNLGTWMGSILRIDVDKKENGQNYGIPADNPFVNTEGAKPEIYAYGLRNVWRLTFDRETGACWAGDVGQGLWEEIDIITKGGNYGWNVREGLHPFSQEFAKPGAKYIDPIYEYHHNVGKSITSGYVYRGKKVPQLVGKFLYADYVAGKVWALEYDYETKKAGKNFRIEEPSNPPVVCFGETEDGEVLMCAIFGDYGSIYEFVSAE, encoded by the coding sequence ATGAATCGTTTGCTTCGATTGTTTTGTACGCTTCCGATGATCGCCTTGTTGGCTGTGCCGGCCTTGGCGCAGAAGAAGGAAGTCGAAGGTCCGCCGATCCCCAATGATCCGATCTTGTCGGTGCTGCCCAAGAAGACCTTTACCAACTTGCGCATCCGCCGCCCAATTACGATCACCCATGCCGGCGACGGCACCAACCGTCTGTTCTTTGCCGAACAGCAAGGCGTGATCCTGGTCGCACCGAATGATCCGCAGGTCGAAGAGACGGAAGTCTTTTTGGATATCGAGGACTCGGTTCACTTCAACCCGAAGCAGAACGAAGAAGGGCTCTTGGGACTGGCGTTCCATCCCAACTTCAAAGAGAACGGCGAGTTCTTCGTTTACTACACGATCAAGGACGGCCTCGTTTCGCACGTCTCTCGTTTCAAGACGAAGGATGGCAAAGGGGATCCTGCATCGGAAGAAGTGCTGATGACGATCGATCAGCCGTTCTGGAATCATAACGGCGGCAGCATCGAGTTCGGCCCCGATGGTTACCTGTACATTGCCCTGGGTGACGGCGGCAGTGGTAATGATCCGACGGGCAACGGCCAGAACCTGGGTACCTGGATGGGGTCGATCTTGCGAATTGATGTCGACAAGAAAGAGAACGGCCAGAACTACGGCATCCCGGCCGACAATCCTTTCGTGAACACCGAAGGGGCCAAGCCTGAGATCTATGCGTATGGTCTGCGGAACGTCTGGCGTCTGACCTTCGACCGCGAGACAGGTGCCTGTTGGGCCGGTGACGTGGGTCAGGGCCTGTGGGAAGAAATCGACATCATCACCAAGGGCGGTAACTACGGCTGGAACGTGCGAGAAGGTTTGCATCCGTTCTCCCAGGAGTTTGCCAAGCCAGGGGCAAAGTACATCGATCCGATTTACGAGTATCACCACAACGTCGGTAAGTCGATTACCAGCGGCTACGTTTACCGCGGCAAGAAGGTGCCGCAGCTGGTCGGCAAGTTCCTGTACGCCGACTACGTGGCCGGTAAGGTGTGGGCGCTCGAGTACGACTACGAAACCAAGAAGGCTGGTAAGAACTTCCGTATTGAAGAGCCCTCGAACCCACCGGTCGTTTGCTTCGGCGAAACAGAAGATGGCGAAGTGCTGATGTGTGCGATCTTCGGCGACTACGGCTCGATCTACGAGTTCGTTTCCGCCGAGTAA
- the pdxA gene encoding 4-hydroxythreonine-4-phosphate dehydrogenase PdxA, whose protein sequence is MLLPRIIVTMGDPGGVGPEVCLQFLLDHNQYAGTVPIIFGDAAILRQVAHVCGYPEPKNVVPFHEAMDLHSLKEATVVDFGTIDIDNFQHGKVTAEGGEASYQYFTKAIDFVLAGKADGITTGPINKEALHAAKHFYPGHTEILIERCGRETGCMMLTSEELTCSFVTTHVGYRDVPELLTIQRIDEVIDLTVEAMRKIRKREPRLLVCGLNPHAGEHGLFGDREEERIIVPAVEGARAKGIHIDGPVPPDTAFLAERRPLYDCVICMYHDQGHIPLKALAFDVAVNTTLGLPIVRTSVDHGTAFDIAWQGKAKVSSMIHAVQLARDLVSH, encoded by the coding sequence GTGTTGCTTCCGCGAATTATCGTGACCATGGGAGACCCCGGCGGGGTTGGGCCTGAGGTCTGTCTGCAGTTCTTGTTGGATCACAACCAGTACGCCGGCACCGTTCCAATCATCTTTGGCGACGCCGCCATCCTGCGTCAGGTCGCCCACGTATGCGGCTATCCCGAACCGAAGAATGTGGTTCCCTTCCATGAAGCGATGGACCTGCACTCGCTGAAAGAGGCCACGGTCGTCGACTTCGGCACGATCGATATCGACAACTTCCAGCATGGCAAAGTCACCGCCGAAGGGGGCGAGGCTTCCTACCAATACTTCACCAAGGCCATCGACTTCGTCCTGGCCGGCAAAGCCGACGGCATCACCACGGGACCGATCAACAAAGAAGCCCTGCACGCAGCCAAGCATTTCTACCCCGGCCATACCGAGATATTGATCGAACGCTGCGGCCGCGAAACGGGCTGCATGATGCTGACCAGCGAAGAGCTGACCTGCAGCTTTGTCACCACGCACGTCGGCTACCGCGATGTGCCAGAGCTGCTGACCATCCAGCGGATCGATGAAGTGATCGACTTGACGGTCGAAGCGATGCGGAAGATTCGCAAGCGTGAGCCACGTCTCCTGGTATGCGGGCTCAATCCGCATGCCGGCGAACACGGTCTGTTCGGCGATCGCGAAGAAGAACGCATCATCGTGCCTGCGGTGGAAGGGGCACGCGCCAAAGGAATCCACATCGACGGTCCGGTCCCGCCTGACACGGCCTTTTTAGCCGAACGCCGCCCGCTGTACGACTGCGTCATCTGCATGTACCACGACCAAGGGCACATCCCACTCAAAGCGCTGGCCTTCGATGTCGCCGTGAATACGACGTTAGGTCTGCCGATCGTGCGAACGTCGGTCGATCATGGCACCGCGTTTGATATTGCCTGGCAGGGGAAGGCGAAAGTGTCGAGCATGATCCACGCGGTTCAATTAGCGCGGGATTTGGTATCGCATTAG
- a CDS encoding PhzF family phenazine biosynthesis protein: MPRTLYQVDAFTSKPFAGNPAAVCWLDEPVDAKWMQQVAAEMNLAETAFVHPEGESLRLRWFTPAVEVDLCGHATLATAHTLWQHKGFPSEKTLCFETRSGTLTASSHGEMIELDFPIAPAEETAPVDGLLESLGISDFTFCGKNAWDWLIEVPSAEDVRQLNPNHALLAPVTSRGVMVTAKSDTPEYDFISRFFGPAAGIPEDPVTGSAHCVLGEYWSRKLNKQVMKAYQASPRGGEVEVEVRNERALLRGHAVVVAKIELFV; encoded by the coding sequence ATGCCGCGTACGCTTTATCAAGTCGATGCGTTCACATCCAAACCCTTTGCTGGGAATCCGGCCGCTGTCTGTTGGCTGGACGAGCCGGTCGATGCCAAGTGGATGCAACAGGTTGCGGCGGAAATGAACCTTGCGGAAACGGCGTTTGTTCATCCGGAAGGAGAGTCGCTCCGGCTGCGATGGTTCACGCCGGCCGTGGAAGTCGACCTGTGCGGACACGCCACGCTGGCTACCGCGCACACGCTATGGCAGCACAAAGGATTTCCCAGCGAGAAGACACTTTGCTTCGAAACCCGCAGCGGAACGCTCACCGCCAGTTCGCATGGAGAGATGATCGAACTCGATTTCCCGATTGCCCCAGCCGAGGAAACCGCGCCGGTCGATGGCCTGCTGGAAAGTCTGGGGATTAGCGATTTCACGTTTTGCGGTAAGAACGCCTGGGACTGGCTGATCGAAGTTCCCTCAGCGGAAGACGTTCGTCAACTCAATCCCAATCATGCGCTGCTGGCACCGGTGACGTCGCGCGGGGTGATGGTCACCGCGAAAAGTGACACGCCGGAGTACGACTTCATCTCGCGTTTCTTTGGACCGGCCGCTGGCATTCCGGAAGACCCGGTCACCGGTTCTGCGCACTGCGTCTTGGGTGAGTATTGGAGCCGCAAGCTGAACAAGCAGGTCATGAAGGCGTATCAAGCATCGCCGCGCGGTGGAGAAGTCGAAGTCGAGGTTCGAAACGAGCGTGCCCTCCTAAGAGGGCACGCCGTTGTTGTTGCTAAGATTGAACTGTTCGTCTAA
- a CDS encoding leucine-rich repeat domain-containing protein: METHLRMPHPDFPHEPQRPKRESFGTEIGIALMSIVVAGLLLVIGGLIFNWAAKPTPPPVHDTDQDPTVSKFRRVGFEIGRDNENRIQVITTPNPLLVTNKDLAMITGLPDLIVLDLRGTQISDEAITHLTDLPSLEQLYLGGSVITDTEPTLFHARFTDAAVDPVVELTSLKVLSLAKTDIGDEAVVKLPALTNLEVLYLLGTNVTDQSIDALSQMKSLQKLFLQETAITPAGLTRLRKALPETEILPLDESDAADDS, from the coding sequence TTGGAAACCCATCTTCGCATGCCGCACCCTGACTTCCCCCACGAACCACAACGCCCCAAACGCGAAAGCTTTGGAACGGAAATTGGCATCGCGCTGATGTCAATCGTTGTGGCCGGCCTGCTGCTAGTGATTGGCGGACTGATCTTTAACTGGGCTGCCAAGCCCACGCCTCCTCCGGTACATGACACCGACCAGGACCCAACGGTCAGCAAGTTTCGTCGCGTCGGCTTCGAGATCGGCCGCGACAACGAGAACCGCATTCAAGTCATCACCACGCCCAACCCGCTTCTGGTGACCAACAAAGACCTGGCCATGATCACGGGGCTGCCTGACCTGATCGTGCTCGACCTGCGCGGCACGCAAATCAGTGATGAAGCGATTACGCATCTGACCGACCTGCCAAGTTTGGAGCAGCTTTACCTGGGTGGGTCGGTGATCACTGATACCGAGCCGACACTGTTTCATGCCCGGTTCACCGACGCAGCCGTCGACCCGGTGGTGGAGTTGACTTCGCTCAAAGTCCTGAGCCTGGCCAAGACCGATATCGGAGACGAGGCCGTGGTGAAGCTTCCGGCGCTGACCAACCTGGAAGTCCTTTATCTGCTGGGAACCAACGTCACCGACCAGAGCATCGACGCGCTATCGCAAATGAAGTCGCTCCAAAAGCTGTTCCTGCAAGAGACAGCCATCACACCGGCAGGACTTACGCGACTTCGCAAGGCCCTGCCAGAGACTGAGATCCTTCCGCTGGATGAAAGCGACGCCGCGGACGATTCTTAG
- the pyrE gene encoding orotate phosphoribosyltransferase — protein sequence MQYSKEKLIEIVRDKGLKFGDFTLASGKKASYYLDCRKVTLSSEGALQVGLGILEMLGDDLPDAVGGMAIGADPISASVITVAAVQGKSLAGFIVRKEAKAHGTGQDVEGPVVAGNECVIVEDVVTTGGSSLKAIEKVEAAGLKVLGVIAIVDRMEGGKKAFADAGYELRTLLTIEDFGITPPQ from the coding sequence ATGCAATACAGCAAAGAGAAGCTGATTGAAATTGTTCGTGACAAAGGCCTGAAATTTGGCGACTTCACGCTCGCCTCTGGCAAAAAGGCTTCGTACTATCTCGATTGCCGGAAGGTGACTCTTTCCAGCGAAGGGGCCCTGCAGGTTGGTCTGGGCATCCTGGAAATGCTGGGCGACGACCTGCCGGATGCCGTCGGCGGGATGGCCATCGGGGCCGATCCAATCTCGGCTTCGGTCATCACCGTGGCCGCCGTGCAAGGCAAATCGCTGGCCGGGTTCATCGTTCGCAAAGAAGCCAAGGCTCACGGCACCGGCCAGGACGTGGAAGGCCCCGTGGTTGCCGGTAACGAGTGCGTGATCGTCGAAGACGTGGTCACGACCGGCGGTAGCTCGCTCAAGGCGATCGAAAAGGTCGAAGCAGCCGGGCTGAAAGTGCTCGGCGTGATTGCGATTGTCGATCGCATGGAAGGTGGCAAGAAGGCCTTCGCCGATGCAGGCTACGAGCTACGCACCCTGCTGACGATTGAAGACTTCGGTATCACTCCACCGCAATAA
- a CDS encoding AEC family transporter — MNLTQVITILSITAAVFTVMGIGGTARYLNWISREVDAGLLKLGIRVLMPCFIFVKVVGNPAFDEAANVYQPPVWGFLSVAIGCLVAYSWARAGGAKLGFDHTDKVHTFAICIGIFNYGFIPIPLIQEIFGERALGVLFLHNVGVELGIWTIGVSLASGGLTKGWWKNVLNPPSLTIILSLFINEMGWADLVPEFVTQITSILASAAIPMMMLLIGATFYDQIFHGDVKDDNKGAWPTYISAVLLRLLLLPILFLLAALWLPISLELKQVAAIQAAMPAAVFPIVLTKHYGGDPRTALRVVMASTVVGFVTIPIWISTGIDWLGLETTVLQQSSQEVIVAPQLEPLQQAIHVAGISVRTTNRVEMNPESGQIPKLYEKYESDNIDALIVDPVEPKQRIAVYADYESDQSGEFTMLLGRKVSAEAEIPDQLDKVRIHKGNYLHFVGEGEMPEAVMKTWQEIWSFFEEDTTYTRTFEADFEIYDEASPNRVDIFIAVE; from the coding sequence ATGAATCTTACGCAAGTCATTACGATTCTAAGTATAACGGCCGCCGTTTTCACCGTGATGGGGATTGGCGGGACGGCTCGTTATCTGAATTGGATCTCCCGCGAGGTCGACGCAGGCTTGCTCAAGCTGGGCATTCGTGTGCTGATGCCATGCTTTATCTTTGTAAAGGTCGTCGGCAATCCGGCCTTCGATGAAGCGGCCAACGTGTACCAGCCGCCCGTCTGGGGTTTCCTCTCGGTCGCGATCGGCTGCCTGGTGGCTTACTCGTGGGCGCGTGCCGGCGGAGCGAAGCTCGGTTTCGATCACACCGACAAAGTACATACGTTTGCGATCTGCATCGGGATCTTCAACTACGGGTTCATTCCCATTCCGTTGATTCAGGAAATCTTCGGCGAGCGGGCCCTGGGGGTGCTGTTTCTGCATAACGTGGGTGTCGAACTGGGCATTTGGACCATCGGCGTGAGCCTAGCCAGCGGTGGCTTGACCAAGGGTTGGTGGAAGAATGTTTTGAATCCGCCCAGCCTGACGATCATCTTGTCGCTGTTTATTAACGAGATGGGTTGGGCTGACCTGGTGCCGGAGTTTGTGACGCAAATCACGAGCATCCTGGCTAGTGCCGCGATTCCCATGATGATGCTGCTGATCGGGGCGACGTTCTACGATCAAATCTTTCACGGGGATGTTAAGGACGATAACAAAGGTGCCTGGCCGACCTATATTTCGGCAGTCCTGCTGCGGCTGCTGTTATTGCCCATCTTATTCTTGTTAGCGGCACTTTGGTTGCCGATATCGCTAGAACTGAAGCAAGTGGCGGCGATTCAGGCCGCGATGCCGGCGGCCGTGTTTCCGATTGTGCTGACCAAGCATTACGGAGGGGACCCCCGCACGGCACTTCGCGTGGTGATGGCGTCGACCGTGGTTGGATTTGTTACAATCCCGATATGGATCTCGACCGGCATTGACTGGCTCGGTCTTGAGACCACCGTGCTTCAGCAATCTTCTCAGGAGGTAATCGTGGCACCTCAGCTTGAGCCACTTCAGCAAGCGATCCACGTAGCGGGCATCTCGGTCCGCACGACCAACCGCGTGGAAATGAATCCCGAGAGCGGGCAAATTCCTAAGCTGTACGAAAAGTATGAGTCCGACAACATCGACGCATTGATCGTCGATCCGGTCGAGCCGAAGCAGCGCATTGCCGTCTATGCCGATTACGAGTCGGACCAGTCAGGCGAATTCACGATGCTGCTGGGAAGAAAGGTTTCAGCCGAAGCAGAGATCCCTGATCAACTCGACAAGGTGCGGATCCACAAAGGAAACTACCTGCACTTCGTCGGCGAAGGGGAGATGCCGGAGGCCGTCATGAAAACGTGGCAAGAGATCTGGAGCTTCTTCGAAGAAGACACCACGTATACGCGGACCTTCGAGGCTGACTTCGAGATCTACGACGAAGCCAGCCCGAATCGTGTTGATATCTTTATTGCGGTGGAGTGA
- a CDS encoding CbiX/SirB N-terminal domain-containing protein, with protein MRQSTSNRENLGIIIVDHGSRRAESNNLLLEVVELFRQTAGYQIVEPAHMELAEPSIADAFQKCVDQGATRIVVHPYFLSPGRHWHEDIPRLAQEAAVNHPGTTHLVTAPLGLHPLMAKVMQERIETCLAHCEEGAPICDVCTEESSCRLRGE; from the coding sequence ATGCGGCAGTCCACATCCAACCGAGAAAACCTAGGCATCATTATCGTCGATCACGGCTCCCGCCGGGCCGAAAGCAACAACTTGCTGCTGGAAGTGGTCGAACTTTTCCGCCAAACAGCGGGGTACCAGATCGTTGAGCCTGCCCACATGGAACTGGCCGAGCCCAGCATCGCCGACGCCTTTCAAAAATGCGTCGACCAGGGAGCCACTCGGATTGTCGTGCACCCCTATTTTCTTTCCCCAGGCCGACACTGGCACGAAGACATCCCCCGCCTGGCCCAAGAGGCCGCAGTCAACCACCCTGGCACCACGCATCTGGTCACCGCCCCGTTGGGCCTCCATCCACTGATGGCCAAGGTGATGCAAGAGCGAATCGAAACGTGCCTGGCCCACTGCGAAGAAGGGGCACCCATTTGTGACGTGTGCACCGAAGAGAGTAGTTGCCGGCTGCGTGGGGAGTGA
- a CDS encoding antibiotic biosynthesis monooxygenase family protein, whose translation MIRVIYQWQVPQDNIPAFQQAWKQTTALIHETVPGARGSFLLQDHADPGKILTIARWDSIEDWQAFWEAKNPPQMLRMRDLGQRVSVSSFDEFDDVTV comes from the coding sequence ATGATCCGCGTCATCTACCAGTGGCAAGTTCCCCAGGATAATATCCCGGCATTTCAGCAAGCGTGGAAGCAAACTACGGCGCTGATTCACGAAACCGTGCCAGGGGCTAGGGGTAGTTTTCTGCTGCAAGACCATGCCGATCCTGGCAAGATTCTGACGATTGCTCGTTGGGATTCGATCGAAGACTGGCAAGCATTCTGGGAAGCGAAGAATCCACCGCAGATGCTACGCATGCGAGATTTGGGCCAGCGAGTTTCGGTGTCCTCTTTTGATGAGTTCGATGACGTCACCGTCTAG
- a CDS encoding cupin domain-containing protein — MDIVNLNDAEPFTTKDGSEIRELLAHRNSCIAAQSLAEARLPPGACTTAHYHPKTEEIYYITHGQGRMQIGEEFRDVSVGDAIAIPPGKVHQITNTGDETLRLLCCCAPGYEHEDTVLVEES, encoded by the coding sequence ATGGATATCGTCAATTTGAACGACGCGGAGCCGTTTACCACCAAAGATGGCTCCGAAATCCGCGAACTGTTGGCCCATCGCAATTCATGCATCGCGGCTCAAAGCCTGGCCGAGGCCCGCCTACCTCCCGGGGCCTGCACGACCGCCCACTACCACCCGAAGACCGAAGAGATCTACTACATCACCCACGGCCAGGGCCGCATGCAGATCGGCGAAGAGTTTCGGGATGTCAGCGTAGGGGACGCCATCGCCATCCCGCCGGGGAAGGTGCATCAGATCACGAACACCGGCGACGAGACGCTACGGCTGTTGTGCTGCTGTGCTCCCGGGTACGAACATGAAGACACGGTGTTGGTGGAAGAGTCCTGA
- the cysK gene encoding cysteine synthase A yields the protein MPRNKTFNDACNAIGDTPMIHINRLIPQGGAEVYGKCEWFNPLNSVKDRIGYAMIADGEKRGVVTKDTHIIEPTSGNTGIALAFVCAAKGYQLTLTMPESMSLERRALLRAMGANLVLTPAADGMKGAINTATEMAEKDPNGWMPGQFDNPANPAIHEATTGPEIWADMEGNVDVLISGVGTGGTITGVSRFIKSKNPDFISIAVEPKNSPVISGGQPGKHRIQGIGAGFIPKNLDTSIVDETIQVDDEDAFEYGRLLAKEEGLVAGISSGAAIWAAKQVAARPEMKGKRIAVILCSLGERYLSTPLFGGLDG from the coding sequence ATGCCCCGAAACAAGACGTTCAACGACGCGTGCAACGCCATCGGCGATACCCCGATGATACATATCAATCGGTTGATCCCCCAGGGTGGGGCCGAGGTTTACGGCAAGTGTGAATGGTTCAACCCGCTCAACAGCGTCAAAGACCGTATCGGCTACGCCATGATCGCCGACGGTGAGAAGCGCGGCGTCGTGACCAAAGACACCCACATCATCGAGCCGACCTCCGGCAACACGGGCATCGCCCTGGCCTTCGTTTGTGCCGCCAAGGGTTACCAGCTTACGCTGACCATGCCGGAATCGATGTCGCTTGAGCGTCGTGCTCTGCTGCGTGCCATGGGTGCGAACCTGGTTCTGACGCCAGCGGCCGACGGCATGAAGGGTGCTATCAACACGGCCACCGAAATGGCTGAGAAAGATCCTAACGGTTGGATGCCTGGTCAGTTCGATAACCCGGCCAACCCAGCGATCCACGAAGCGACCACCGGCCCTGAGATCTGGGCCGACATGGAAGGCAACGTCGACGTGCTGATCTCCGGCGTCGGCACCGGCGGTACGATCACCGGCGTTTCGCGGTTCATCAAGAGCAAGAACCCCGACTTCATTTCGATCGCCGTCGAACCGAAGAACAGCCCCGTGATCAGTGGCGGTCAGCCTGGCAAGCACCGCATTCAAGGTATTGGTGCGGGCTTCATCCCGAAGAACCTGGATACCTCGATCGTCGACGAAACGATTCAGGTCGACGACGAAGACGCCTTCGAATATGGTCGACTCCTGGCCAAGGAAGAAGGCCTGGTTGCTGGGATCAGCAGTGGTGCCGCGATCTGGGCCGCCAAGCAGGTCGCCGCTCGTCCCGAAATGAAGGGCAAACGAATCGCAGTCATCCTGTGCAGCCTGGGCGAACGCTACCTGTCGACGCCACTTTTCGGTGGCCTGGACGGCTAA